The Brasilonema sennae CENA114 genome includes a region encoding these proteins:
- a CDS encoding HAD family hydrolase, with product MPKNLEEQFAYQHQDRYRLENIPEFVNFIKNGTEDSRLKALQQIEKILLRIHNTYAIAWDFGGVLMDGHNKFFIELYTRSKGVDLSTEQLTQLWQIIFKSDPIPGVNYDALKIGQATPEQFAAHSIGQFNTAFAATGKEQIEITNQEIRDFLILYYSHYEPKHETGEILQRLERLGIRQYGLTNNFMAKIEYFLEQDEFDYLQGLIQIVSEKFGVSKPNPKIYLSFKQHAFIDRFAQDVLELDLPNSAISQLWQAIFQENKEAENFVAYEQQRINLEQVSQYAIAQYNQVLKELGYAAVDVTSFASRWLDFWTTQYERIGQQTIFVDDKVKNLNQAFKYEGILGVHYNANEGQKLADQPVLKEFLEQEQLKQVVQTLRELTAIENSVGERAKLALEQLMPFRIRHEKLNWSQAKKHQPIIDAVSDKQIYTLLQQHYEQLYATHFQFGQLVSYQYALIHRLAILPEYTYDDARQIVLKLFETSDLFFNQNRDFSTSQQESEIPQDIATHLSDTEQTESILKKSLLPEIKRKIVDYIDVLDVSRQSIVQGLISQLQTQVEDLETLKQFMEQLLRQLTVLKSMRVVPWQPIEESFKQLQKKLTLSLESSSLQQTQSFLLRQLEECYQQLELDAQEISMDLMPLERMIAEWEQEIHQLESIYFQQYRDWKILKEQEKVALYQDPLLDEVREQFLSEDLYEFMRTLMRRLYDLPQWKDLTKPTIILVSGASGSGKSTLSTQLAQLFGIQKLFSTDEAGRANTKAILDFLFGEEEAANAFPALYQSSFEGSMQLYYNQAILTMIGVEGLIQRLQKQNTSALIEGVGLMPGLLSETIFELLNVDWLIVQVDHEQHWQHFTLRSESATQRSAKRYQANFDMIRQIHDRIVEMALAHGLTIVENKGSIQEAVSIAIERIKSPLADQFFEMSTDSIRDAMNELLAQQRQHLPVKVRFDVKRAAMNLGIEVNTITELLYRFGFQEVPNQRHQWIRQPLRNVQFIRG from the coding sequence ATGCCAAAGAATCTTGAAGAACAATTCGCTTACCAGCATCAAGACCGTTATCGGCTGGAAAATATTCCGGAGTTTGTTAATTTTATCAAAAATGGTACAGAAGATTCACGCCTTAAAGCATTACAACAAATTGAAAAGATTCTTTTACGAATTCATAATACATATGCGATCGCCTGGGATTTTGGCGGTGTCTTGATGGATGGACATAATAAATTTTTTATTGAACTATATACACGCTCAAAAGGAGTTGATTTAAGCACTGAACAATTAACCCAACTTTGGCAGATTATCTTTAAAAGCGATCCGATTCCTGGTGTGAATTATGATGCTCTCAAAATTGGTCAGGCAACTCCGGAACAATTTGCTGCTCACTCAATTGGGCAGTTTAATACCGCGTTTGCGGCTACAGGAAAAGAACAGATTGAGATTACCAATCAAGAGATTCGGGATTTTCTAATTCTCTACTACAGTCATTACGAACCCAAGCATGAAACTGGCGAGATATTGCAGCGCCTTGAGCGACTAGGAATCCGCCAGTATGGGTTAACTAATAATTTTATGGCAAAAATAGAATATTTCTTGGAACAGGATGAGTTCGATTATTTGCAAGGACTGATTCAAATTGTATCTGAGAAGTTTGGTGTTAGCAAACCTAATCCCAAAATATATTTGTCGTTTAAACAGCACGCTTTTATTGACCGCTTTGCTCAGGACGTGTTAGAGCTAGACTTACCAAATTCGGCAATTTCTCAGTTATGGCAAGCTATCTTTCAAGAAAACAAAGAAGCTGAAAACTTTGTAGCATATGAGCAACAACGAATTAACTTAGAGCAAGTGAGCCAGTATGCTATCGCACAATATAATCAAGTATTAAAGGAACTTGGTTATGCTGCCGTTGATGTCACTTCATTTGCCAGCCGATGGCTAGATTTTTGGACGACTCAGTATGAACGAATTGGGCAGCAAACAATTTTTGTAGATGATAAAGTCAAAAACTTAAATCAAGCCTTTAAATATGAAGGAATATTAGGAGTTCATTATAATGCCAACGAAGGGCAAAAGTTAGCTGACCAACCCGTTCTGAAAGAATTCTTAGAGCAAGAACAACTCAAGCAAGTTGTCCAAACATTACGAGAACTCACAGCGATTGAGAATTCTGTAGGAGAGCGAGCAAAACTTGCCCTTGAACAGTTGATGCCGTTTCGCATTCGCCATGAAAAACTGAATTGGTCCCAAGCAAAAAAGCATCAGCCAATTATTGATGCAGTATCAGACAAGCAAATTTATACGCTGCTTCAGCAACATTATGAACAGCTTTATGCGACACATTTTCAGTTTGGTCAATTGGTAAGTTATCAGTATGCTCTCATTCATAGACTAGCCATATTACCTGAATACACTTATGATGATGCTCGTCAGATTGTACTGAAACTCTTCGAGACATCAGATCTATTTTTCAACCAAAACCGCGATTTTTCTACTTCGCAACAGGAAAGCGAAATACCGCAAGACATTGCAACTCATTTAAGTGACACAGAACAAACAGAGTCTATCCTAAAGAAAAGCTTACTGCCAGAGATTAAACGCAAGATTGTTGATTATATTGATGTCTTGGATGTGTCCCGTCAGTCCATCGTTCAAGGTTTGATAAGCCAATTGCAAACTCAAGTAGAGGATTTAGAAACACTCAAGCAATTCATGGAGCAATTACTGCGACAGCTTACTGTTTTGAAATCGATGCGAGTTGTGCCGTGGCAGCCGATTGAAGAATCATTTAAGCAGCTGCAAAAAAAGCTGACCTTAAGTTTGGAATCATCGAGTTTACAACAAACTCAATCATTTTTATTGCGTCAACTAGAAGAATGCTATCAGCAGTTAGAACTAGATGCACAAGAGATATCAATGGATTTAATGCCCTTAGAACGCATGATTGCTGAATGGGAGCAGGAGATTCATCAGTTAGAAAGTATTTATTTCCAGCAGTATCGCGATTGGAAGATTCTCAAAGAGCAGGAGAAAGTCGCCTTGTATCAAGATCCCCTGTTAGACGAGGTGCGTGAACAATTTCTAAGCGAGGATCTCTATGAATTTATGCGAACATTGATGCGACGGCTATATGATCTGCCACAGTGGAAAGACTTGACTAAGCCGACGATTATTTTGGTGAGTGGGGCATCCGGTTCGGGCAAATCAACTCTTTCAACGCAACTGGCTCAACTTTTTGGAATTCAAAAATTATTTTCTACTGATGAGGCTGGACGAGCTAATACCAAAGCGATTCTAGATTTTCTGTTTGGTGAAGAAGAAGCAGCAAACGCGTTTCCTGCTTTATACCAGTCCTCGTTTGAGGGGAGTATGCAACTATATTATAATCAGGCAATTTTGACGATGATCGGGGTGGAAGGACTCATTCAACGATTACAAAAACAAAACACATCGGCATTAATTGAAGGTGTAGGGTTAATGCCGGGGTTATTATCAGAGACAATTTTTGAACTCCTCAATGTTGATTGGCTGATTGTGCAAGTTGATCACGAACAGCATTGGCAACATTTTACCCTTCGGTCTGAGTCAGCAACGCAGCGAAGTGCCAAACGGTATCAGGCTAATTTTGATATGATTCGACAAATCCACGATCGCATCGTCGAAATGGCTTTAGCACATGGATTAACGATTGTGGAAAATAAAGGGT
- a CDS encoding fatty acid desaturase family protein, whose translation MSSDAMTQPELSTSSADKPHNPRQILSVRELSALNTRSNYKGLVQLAFHLTVIGCSGYLWVTNFGNWSLAIPALAIYGFSIAAMFAPMHECVHRTVFMNNSVNDAVAWCAGLLSFYNSTFFRHYHKWHHLYTRVPDKDPELTDPKPSNLGKYLLIISGLPWWKGKIRGHFRAALGQLDDCPFVPETARGEVIRSTRWQLAVYAVVIILSFAVRQPWFIVYWLLPLVVGQPILRFILLAEHTGCTLDANLLTNTRTTLTLLPVRFLMWNMPFHGEHHLYPSIPFHALPKAHQQLSSHFAHIESGYIKVNRDIIVTSGRPA comes from the coding sequence ATGTCTAGTGATGCAATGACTCAACCAGAATTATCGACTTCCTCAGCCGATAAGCCCCACAATCCCCGCCAGATTCTGAGTGTACGAGAATTAAGTGCTTTGAATACGCGCTCTAACTACAAAGGGCTGGTTCAACTGGCTTTTCATCTAACTGTCATCGGATGCAGTGGCTACCTGTGGGTAACAAACTTTGGCAATTGGTCGCTAGCAATACCTGCACTGGCAATTTACGGCTTTAGTATTGCTGCCATGTTTGCACCTATGCATGAATGCGTTCACAGGACTGTTTTCATGAACAATTCTGTGAATGATGCTGTTGCTTGGTGTGCGGGCTTGCTCTCATTTTACAACAGTACTTTTTTCCGTCACTACCACAAATGGCACCACCTCTACACTCGCGTTCCTGACAAAGATCCGGAACTAACTGACCCCAAGCCGAGCAATCTGGGTAAATACTTGTTAATAATTAGTGGTTTACCCTGGTGGAAAGGAAAGATACGCGGGCATTTTCGCGCTGCACTTGGTCAACTTGACGATTGTCCATTTGTGCCAGAAACAGCACGAGGTGAAGTGATTCGCTCGACTCGCTGGCAATTAGCTGTTTATGCAGTGGTAATTATCCTCTCATTTGCAGTCAGACAGCCTTGGTTTATCGTTTATTGGCTACTACCGCTCGTTGTTGGTCAGCCGATTCTGCGTTTTATTCTACTGGCAGAACATACAGGTTGCACTCTTGACGCGAATTTGCTCACGAATACACGCACAACACTGACGCTTTTGCCTGTGCGATTTTTAATGTGGAATATGCCATTTCATGGGGAGCACCATTTATACCCATCAATTCCCTTCCACGCACTGCCGAAAGCCCATCAACAGTTGAGTTCACACTTTGCCCACATTGAGTCGGGCTACATCAAAGTCAACAGGGATATTATTGTTACATCCGGACGACCGGCTTGA
- a CDS encoding patatin-like phospholipase family protein, with amino-acid sequence MTTKPYRVGLVLSGGGARGAYHVGVIKYLADMNISIDAVAGASIGALNGAVVAAEPNLKIAFTHLQEIWDSLAANSPIKINSTETINYIGRILLGQIAPLIAGTSDPLSSVANLETLFSENIGLGDESSIHRLLDKYLDLEKLQKGLPLYVSVYRSQGSLNDLFSAIIASVNLNNTKHSEFLHIQSLKRTQQPIAILASAALPLLFKAKQIEVNETNYFYSDGGQGGIKNVQGNTPITPLLELANCTHIIVNHLSDGSLWDRNAFSKAFPNTTVLEIRPGRFIKRQQGLAKDLIDFDAKNIQSWIEQGYEDTQRCCESVARALHIHEIANQARKQRDDAINELDNDDFHID; translated from the coding sequence ATGACTACTAAACCTTATCGAGTAGGCTTGGTTTTATCTGGTGGTGGTGCTAGAGGTGCATATCATGTAGGCGTGATTAAATACCTAGCTGACATGAACATTTCAATTGATGCCGTCGCTGGTGCTAGTATTGGTGCTTTAAATGGTGCAGTTGTAGCAGCAGAACCCAATCTCAAAATAGCATTTACACATTTACAGGAAATTTGGGATTCACTTGCTGCTAATAGTCCGATCAAGATTAATAGTACAGAAACAATTAACTACATTGGTCGGATATTGCTTGGTCAAATTGCTCCACTAATAGCTGGAACAAGTGATCCATTATCAAGTGTAGCCAATCTTGAGACTCTATTTTCGGAAAACATAGGTTTGGGGGATGAAAGTTCTATCCATAGGTTGTTAGATAAATATTTAGACTTAGAAAAACTTCAGAAAGGTTTACCTTTATACGTTTCCGTATATCGAAGTCAAGGTAGCTTGAATGATTTATTTTCTGCAATTATAGCTTCAGTAAACTTAAATAATACGAAACATTCTGAGTTTTTACATATTCAATCCCTGAAGCGAACTCAACAACCCATAGCCATTCTTGCTTCAGCTGCTCTTCCCCTGTTATTTAAGGCTAAACAGATCGAGGTGAATGAAACTAACTATTTCTATTCAGATGGTGGTCAAGGAGGTATAAAAAATGTTCAAGGTAATACTCCTATTACTCCATTGCTTGAATTAGCAAATTGTACCCATATTATTGTCAATCATTTAAGTGATGGCAGTTTATGGGATCGTAATGCTTTTTCAAAGGCTTTTCCAAACACTACTGTTTTAGAAATTCGTCCAGGAAGATTTATAAAACGTCAACAAGGTCTAGCAAAAGACTTAATAGACTTTGATGCCAAAAATATTCAATCTTGGATTGAACAAGGTTATGAAGATACTCAACGTTGTTGTGAAAGCGTTGCTCGTGCCCTCCATATTCATGAAATAGCAAATCAAGCTAGGAAGCAACGAGATGACGCGATAAATGAATTAGACAATGATGATTTCCATATTGACTAA
- a CDS encoding diguanylate cyclase regulator RdcB family protein has protein sequence MLNPSSRIWSDMREFNQNDGDNPTKLDQLRKLHPQLTEKAIVDYVNGLEVLDDHLRFRDRTNNKFFIRIWDSITGKTAQRQQIIDHNIITSLNTVYVWLQDIQLHQGESDIAVTSLAGKLAETRTGLMRLQKRHNELAENVQAIEQRLEQFEIQVENRWTRLESEVQYLSAQAHLDQVFIKWQARYSKKYPPLAGLYLMIDELYWGKFGIYCRKKFGTSEVCQLMEQLGDKALILMETDLKGDVSQLMFPKEWLSPIQNLPEESREALSYLSNWADRQTTPVTWAIRNAALLESGLPDDFPRVFSGEHAINHLMYENKKRIQGNNDY, from the coding sequence ATGTTGAATCCATCAAGCAGAATTTGGAGTGACATGAGAGAATTTAATCAAAATGATGGAGACAACCCAACTAAACTGGATCAACTGCGAAAGCTACATCCTCAGTTAACAGAAAAAGCAATAGTCGATTATGTCAACGGTCTTGAGGTTCTTGATGATCATTTGCGATTCCGTGACCGAACTAACAATAAGTTCTTCATAAGAATCTGGGATTCCATCACTGGTAAGACAGCACAACGTCAACAAATCATTGACCATAATATAATTACTAGCCTCAACACAGTTTATGTTTGGCTACAGGATATTCAACTCCATCAAGGTGAAAGTGATATTGCTGTTACTAGCTTGGCAGGTAAGTTAGCAGAAACTCGTACAGGTCTGATGCGCTTACAAAAGCGACACAACGAGCTAGCAGAAAATGTGCAAGCGATTGAACAACGCCTTGAACAATTTGAAATTCAAGTTGAGAACCGTTGGACTAGATTAGAGTCTGAAGTTCAATACCTCTCAGCTCAAGCTCATTTGGATCAGGTATTTATCAAATGGCAAGCAAGGTACTCGAAGAAATATCCACCGCTAGCAGGACTCTATTTAATGATAGATGAACTTTACTGGGGTAAGTTTGGGATCTACTGCCGAAAAAAATTTGGAACAAGCGAAGTGTGTCAACTGATGGAACAGTTAGGTGATAAAGCTTTAATTCTGATGGAAACGGATTTAAAAGGTGATGTTTCTCAGTTAATGTTTCCAAAAGAATGGTTATCTCCCATTCAGAATTTACCTGAAGAATCGCGTGAAGCGCTGAGCTATTTGAGCAATTGGGCAGATCGACAAACTACTCCTGTTACTTGGGCGATTAGAAATGCTGCCTTACTTGAATCTGGACTTCCTGATGATTTTCCTCGCGTTTTTTCAGGAGAACACGCAATTAACCATTTAATGTATGAAAACAAAAAACGAATACAGGGCAACAATGACTACTAA
- a CDS encoding dynamin family protein, whose product MQLGKQGEKMMHTDLIDATCKEILRLISNQNDLLDELLEMPDLLKENSEDGQQRTDSHTVKEWKKIINDEAQKVNEQEMVLAVIGTMKAGKSTTINAIVGSEILPNRNHPMTSLPTLIRHKIGQKEPVLYFPKYQPIEKMVHDIKEKLSYLKKSNQLDSVELYKDKYGKELIQSILEEKFYHFQDRYKGQENIFNLLKFFNDLIRLAIDSKISVNIPIEDYENIYDLPIIEVEFFHLADVKPLTTGKFAVLDTPGPNELMLGEKLRKVLRTQIARASAVLAVVDYAQLRSEAEGQIREELVSQIEQTGDRLFVLVNQFDRKDRNGMTFEEVKRYAAENFLQGRIREDRVYPVSALNAYLSNRALNETEGNKDLPDYRNKENFWVEDFALRAFGVSWEDDIRDVQEVRNNAKTLLTRSNFNQLLNEVILKAASTAALISMQSASAKLLVHGKELENFLELRRGALTKSVEEIEQLIDGLAQDIEEIENAEAKADQELKQLINKFLEAAQQEYETMKQELKSALEGYFNEGKKQEKQELEQKEQERLKQETEIERIQKRLNEFWITPFFGKKLRLIEHLNKIQSDNVQQKYYTFNPENPKIRFDYKNEANEFLAQLNQTISYIIDDYLKQLESALNYLSNSFEQTVTQTMTYRVGKILDNAKDRLKDQGFLVDFNVPNLDFESNDIDVAELLLSSIENSSQKISETRSRKVKGFWRGRVSRFFGSFFSKPDWGYESYEHSQDINYYVVDVADIGKKVLTSLDSSIQELSTNNQALLNQKIKPLLDDYFNDLRYYLERFRGDLKDSIDNHQLSVEEKNKLKQRISELKDRAELHKQDVESIKQNLE is encoded by the coding sequence ATGCAACTTGGTAAACAAGGAGAAAAAATGATGCACACTGATTTGATTGATGCAACTTGTAAAGAAATTCTACGCCTGATTAGCAATCAGAATGATCTTCTAGATGAGTTACTGGAAATGCCTGACTTACTTAAGGAAAATAGTGAGGACGGACAGCAAAGAACCGACAGCCACACAGTGAAAGAATGGAAAAAGATTATTAATGACGAAGCACAAAAGGTTAACGAGCAAGAAATGGTTTTGGCAGTGATAGGCACTATGAAAGCCGGTAAATCAACTACCATTAATGCCATTGTAGGCTCAGAGATATTACCCAATCGTAATCATCCAATGACTTCCTTGCCAACATTAATTAGGCATAAGATAGGACAAAAAGAACCTGTTTTATATTTTCCGAAATATCAGCCTATTGAAAAGATGGTTCATGATATCAAGGAAAAATTGTCTTATTTGAAAAAGAGTAACCAATTAGACTCAGTAGAACTGTATAAAGACAAATATGGAAAAGAGCTAATTCAAAGCATTCTTGAGGAAAAATTTTATCATTTTCAAGACCGCTATAAGGGGCAAGAGAACATATTCAATTTGTTAAAGTTTTTTAATGATTTGATACGGTTAGCTATAGACTCTAAGATCTCTGTTAATATTCCCATTGAAGACTATGAAAATATATATGATTTACCGATTATTGAAGTAGAGTTTTTCCATTTAGCTGATGTAAAGCCACTAACCACAGGAAAGTTTGCTGTATTAGATACACCTGGTCCTAATGAACTGATGCTGGGTGAAAAGTTACGCAAAGTACTAAGAACTCAAATAGCAAGAGCATCAGCAGTATTAGCAGTTGTCGATTACGCTCAATTAAGATCTGAAGCGGAAGGTCAAATTCGTGAAGAACTAGTAAGCCAGATTGAGCAGACTGGAGACCGTTTGTTTGTTCTCGTCAATCAGTTTGATCGAAAAGATCGTAACGGCATGACCTTTGAGGAAGTAAAGCGTTATGCTGCAGAAAATTTTCTGCAAGGGCGAATTAGAGAGGATCGAGTGTATCCGGTATCTGCTCTTAATGCTTACCTCTCTAATCGTGCCCTAAACGAGACTGAGGGAAATAAAGACTTACCAGATTATCGAAATAAAGAAAATTTTTGGGTGGAAGATTTTGCTTTACGGGCTTTTGGTGTTTCTTGGGAAGATGATATTCGGGATGTACAGGAAGTTCGTAACAACGCAAAAACGCTACTTACTCGCAGCAACTTTAACCAACTTCTCAACGAAGTAATTTTAAAAGCAGCAAGTACAGCTGCATTGATAAGTATGCAATCTGCTAGTGCAAAATTGTTGGTTCATGGAAAAGAACTGGAGAATTTTCTAGAGTTACGCCGTGGTGCTTTGACTAAAAGTGTAGAAGAGATTGAGCAACTGATAGATGGTTTGGCACAAGATATAGAAGAAATTGAAAATGCTGAAGCAAAAGCCGATCAAGAGTTAAAACAGTTGATAAATAAATTTTTAGAAGCTGCTCAACAAGAATATGAAACGATGAAGCAGGAGTTGAAATCAGCCTTGGAAGGCTACTTTAATGAGGGAAAAAAACAAGAAAAGCAGGAGTTAGAGCAAAAAGAACAAGAAAGACTTAAACAAGAAACTGAAATAGAAAGAATTCAAAAACGACTTAATGAATTTTGGATCACTCCATTCTTCGGTAAAAAATTACGTCTGATAGAACATCTGAACAAAATCCAGAGTGATAATGTACAACAAAAATATTATACATTTAATCCGGAGAATCCAAAAATTCGATTCGATTATAAAAACGAAGCGAATGAGTTTTTAGCACAACTAAATCAAACGATTAGTTATATTATCGATGATTATCTAAAACAGCTAGAATCAGCACTAAATTATTTATCAAATAGCTTTGAACAAACAGTTACTCAAACAATGACATACAGGGTGGGAAAAATACTAGATAATGCCAAAGATCGATTAAAAGATCAAGGTTTTTTAGTTGATTTTAATGTTCCAAACTTAGATTTTGAGAGTAACGATATTGATGTTGCTGAACTTTTGCTATCGAGCATAGAAAATTCTAGTCAAAAAATATCAGAAACTAGATCTAGGAAGGTTAAAGGTTTTTGGCGGGGTCGTGTATCGCGATTTTTTGGTAGTTTTTTTAGTAAGCCTGATTGGGGATACGAGTCTTATGAACATTCACAAGATATAAATTACTACGTTGTTGATGTGGCAGATATCGGGAAAAAGGTGCTGACAAGTTTGGACAGTAGTATTCAAGAACTAAGCACAAACAACCAAGCTTTACTTAATCAAAAAATTAAACCTCTATTAGACGACTATTTCAATGATTTAAGATATTATCTTGAAAGATTCCGAGGAGACTTGAAAGATAGTATTGATAATCATCAACTGAGTGTTGAAGAAAAGAATAAGCTAAAGCAACGAATTAGTGAATTGAAAGACCGGGCAGAGTTGCATAAACAAGATGTTGAATCCATCAAGCAGAATTTGGAGTGA
- a CDS encoding type II toxin-antitoxin system MqsA family antitoxin, whose amino-acid sequence MQCVICKHGETQPGWVTVTLERNNTIVILKGVPAEVCNNCGEYYLNESVTDEVLKRAEEAVNKGAEVEILRYAA is encoded by the coding sequence ATGCAATGCGTTATTTGTAAACACGGTGAAACTCAACCAGGATGGGTAACGGTAACATTAGAACGAAATAATACTATTGTTATCCTTAAAGGTGTCCCAGCAGAGGTTTGTAACAATTGTGGCGAATATTATCTAAATGAATCTGTTACTGACGAAGTTTTAAAACGAGCAGAAGAAGCTGTTAATAAGGGCGCAGAGGTAGAGATTCTTAGATATGCTGCATAA
- a CDS encoding DUF4258 domain-containing protein codes for MNCQNLVFSRHAIQQMFLRQISKQEVIRVIAYGEVIEEKPDDTPFPSYLILDFVDGQPIHVVFSYDEVNDTGYVVTAYIPNPNLWTDNFRKRK; via the coding sequence GTGAATTGTCAAAATTTGGTTTTTTCGCGTCATGCAATCCAACAAATGTTTCTTCGTCAAATTAGTAAACAAGAGGTAATTAGAGTGATTGCTTATGGAGAAGTGATTGAAGAAAAACCAGATGATACTCCTTTCCCCAGTTATCTCATTCTTGATTTTGTTGACGGTCAACCGATTCACGTTGTTTTTTCATATGATGAAGTTAATGATACGGGCTATGTAGTAACGGCTTATATTCCTAACCCTAATCTTTGGACAGATAATTTTAGAAAGCGGAAATAA
- the htpG gene encoding molecular chaperone HtpG has product MLEQGTISIHTENIFPIIKKSLYSDHEIFLRELISNAVDAIQKLKMVSRAGEYSGEIGEPEIQIAIDKDKKTLSITDNGIGMTAEEVKKYINQVAFSSAEEFINKYQGGSEQPIIGHFGLGFYSSFMVAQKVEIDTLSYKEGAQAVHWSCDGSPSFILEDSARTTIGTTITLTLQEEEQEYSESARIKTLIKTYCDFMPVAIKMDGEVLNKQRAVWRETPSSLSQEDYLEFYRYQYPFQEEPLLWVHLNTDYPFIINGILYFPKMKPDVDVTKGQIKLFCNQVYVSDHCEEIIPQFLLPMRGVIDSADIPLNVSRSALQTDRTVRKIGDYIAKKVGDRLKELYRDNREQYINTWKDLGTFVKFGVLNDEKFKKQVEDIIVFRSTYQPTTQPSTATPAVEVQSQEGDVWQDVASADTPKLPYTTLKEYLERNKERHENRVFYATDEAVQTPYIELHKNQGLEVLFMDSFIDTHFINFLEREYQDVKFTRVDSDLDSTLLDQDKAGEIVDPKTNKTKSEVIKELFEKALNKPKLNIRTEALKADDPQGTPPAMVLLPEFLRRMREMSALMQQQAADFPEDHVFLVNTAHPLIQNLANLSQGSIIQDDVHSPNGQLVNLVCQHVYDLALMSQKGFDAEGMKSFVERSNEVLTKLTQEATK; this is encoded by the coding sequence ATGCTAGAACAAGGTACAATCAGTATTCATACTGAGAATATATTCCCGATTATCAAGAAGTCCCTTTACTCCGATCATGAAATCTTCTTACGGGAACTCATTTCCAACGCTGTAGATGCTATCCAAAAGTTGAAGATGGTATCTCGCGCTGGGGAGTATTCTGGTGAAATCGGTGAACCGGAAATTCAAATCGCCATAGATAAAGACAAAAAGACTCTCTCGATTACCGATAATGGTATCGGAATGACTGCAGAGGAGGTAAAAAAATACATCAACCAAGTCGCCTTCTCTAGTGCAGAGGAATTTATAAACAAGTACCAAGGCGGTTCAGAACAACCAATTATTGGTCACTTTGGTCTTGGTTTCTACTCCTCCTTCATGGTCGCACAAAAGGTAGAAATCGATACCTTGTCTTACAAAGAAGGAGCGCAAGCTGTTCACTGGAGTTGTGACGGTTCCCCATCTTTCATTCTGGAAGATTCAGCTCGTACAACTATCGGTACGACGATTACTCTGACTTTGCAAGAGGAAGAACAGGAGTATTCAGAATCCGCACGCATAAAGACGCTGATTAAAACATACTGCGATTTCATGCCAGTCGCCATTAAGATGGATGGCGAAGTATTAAATAAGCAAAGGGCTGTCTGGCGGGAAACTCCTAGTAGCCTGAGTCAAGAGGATTATTTAGAATTTTACCGCTACCAGTATCCTTTCCAAGAAGAGCCGTTGCTTTGGGTGCATCTGAATACTGACTACCCGTTCATCATCAACGGGATTCTGTATTTCCCCAAAATGAAGCCGGATGTTGATGTTACCAAAGGGCAAATCAAACTTTTCTGCAACCAAGTTTATGTCAGCGATCATTGTGAAGAAATTATCCCACAATTTCTTCTACCCATGCGGGGTGTGATTGATAGCGCGGATATTCCGCTGAACGTGTCGCGGAGTGCTTTGCAAACTGATCGCACTGTGCGCAAAATTGGTGATTACATTGCCAAGAAAGTGGGCGATCGCCTCAAAGAACTTTACCGCGACAACCGCGAACAATACATCAATACTTGGAAAGACTTAGGTACTTTCGTAAAATTTGGCGTTCTCAACGACGAGAAATTCAAAAAACAAGTCGAAGATATCATCGTCTTTCGCAGCACCTATCAACCAACCACTCAGCCGTCAACGGCTACCCCAGCAGTTGAGGTACAATCTCAAGAGGGAGATGTTTGGCAAGATGTTGCTTCTGCAGACACTCCAAAATTGCCGTACACAACTCTCAAAGAATACCTAGAACGCAACAAAGAACGTCACGAAAACCGCGTCTTCTACGCCACCGATGAAGCAGTCCAAACCCCATACATAGAACTGCACAAAAATCAAGGTTTGGAAGTTCTGTTTATGGACTCCTTTATCGACACCCACTTCATTAACTTCTTGGAGAGGGAATATCAGGATGTTAAATTTACACGGGTAGACTCCGATTTAGATAGCACCCTGCTGGATCAAGACAAAGCTGGGGAAATTGTTGATCCCAAGACGAATAAAACCAAAAGTGAGGTGATCAAAGAGCTGTTTGAGAAAGCGCTCAACAAACCCAAGCTGAATATTCGTACCGAAGCTTTAAAAGCAGACGATCCACAAGGAACGCCACCAGCAATGGTGCTTTTGCCAGAATTTTTGCGCCGCATGCGGGAAATGAGCGCTTTAATGCAGCAGCAAGCAGCAGATTTTCCCGAAGATCACGTGTTCTTAGTCAATACTGCTCACCCATTGATTCAAAATTTAGCGAATCTGAGTCAAGGTAGTATTATTCAAGATGATGTTCACTCACCTAACGGACAGCTAGTGAACTTAGTTTGCCAACATGTATATGATTTGGCACTGATGTCTCAAAAAGGTTTTGACGCTGAAGGAATGAAATCTTTCGTTGAGCGTTCCAATGAGGTGCTTACCAAGCTAACGCAAGAAGCCACAAAGTAG